Genomic window (Ostrea edulis chromosome 9, xbOstEdul1.1, whole genome shotgun sequence):
ccctggattttacagggcttgaaatatgtctcctatgaagtcatttttactattttctatcatttttaataagatgaaattaatataatgacgccaattttaaggggttttggaaaaaactaagttctcccaataaaattaattcaataaatcgaaagattttgtcatttatttttccgagagtggaagaaattattgcttcttttattgtttacatttttcttaccaagagaccacgatttacctcaaatttgaaaattttagcgggggggggggggggggcaccgtCTGCGCCCCTTTAACTCCGCCACTGATACACGTCTTCGTGTAGTAAAAACAAAAGATACACAACTTTTCTTCCTGAACGACGTTTTAATACTAATActactcacccccccccctttctgatcACTGATATACACAATTCCTGTACAACAGGATCTGGATGTGGCGGAAGGAGCGGACGATTTTGACGACATGGGTCTGTCTGACCAACTCTTGAGAGGAATCTTTGGATATGGATTTGAGAAACCATCTTTAATTCAACAAAAAGCTATTCCATTGGCTTTGACTGGTAAGCATtcccttctctctctctgtctctcgcTCATAGCTAATTCCTGTTACCTTTTATTAGCATAGAGGTGACGTCACGTCTATGCTTTAAGTTACCGCATGAAGGACTGTAGGTTGAGTTCGTATCACTTAAATGTCGAACTTTTGCAGTTTTCTCAGCTTCTACACATTTCTTTTAAGGATCCGATGTGATCGCTCAAGCCCAGTCAGGGACCGGGAAAACGGCCACCTTCTCCATTTCCATTCTCCAGAAACTAGACCCCGAAGTAAAGAAGTGCCAGGCGCTGGTTCTGGCTCCTACGCGCGAGTTAGCAATGCAGACCCAACGCGTGCTTAGCGCCATTGGTGACTACATGGGTGTCGTCTGCTATGCCATGGTTGGCGGGAACCATGTGGCAAATGACAAAGAAAGGCTCCGTGAAGGCGTCCATGTTGTCATAGGAACACCTGGTCGGATTTTGCATCTTCTGGGTCAAAGATATCTGGGTATACAAACTTACGAATCTGTCCAAGATGTATCGTTTATTCAAAACTAATCAATGATGTATTTGGAATGTCGTTTACTATTCATTGAAATTGCTTATAGATATGTCTTTTTATTCAGACTTGTACTCCATAAGGCAGTTTGTTCTAGACGAAGCAGATCAGATGCTGTCGAGAGGATTTCTGGATCAAATCAAAGACGTGTTTCAGTACCTACCGAGAGacgtgcaggtaaacatttGTCCAGAACATCACGCCTTATTCCAAGTCGGCAGAAAACCCCAAGATCCTACACGTGCTCTCTCCTATGTTTTGTAGGTGATTCTTGTTTCCGCCACCCTGCCACCGGAAATCCTGGACATAACTGACAAATTCATGAGAAATCCCAGACGTGTTCTGGTCAAACGGGAAGAACTGACATTGCAAGGCATCCAGCAATTCTATGTTAATGTAGAGAGAGAGGTTTGTATGACATCCTGCAGTTTTATGTtagtggagagagagagagagagagagagagagagagagagggttgTATATGGCGTATTTATATAACAGCTATAGGTTCGTCCTTGTTTTGCCAATATCTGCAAGAACTAAACATAGTCAAACACAAGTGGTTTTGACTGACTCTCAACGAAATAACATGGTGGCATACCCATCCTAAGATAAATGTTGTACAACACagcgttgttttgtttttacaggAGTGGAAACTGGATACCCTGTGCGATATTTACGACACCATCACTGTGGAAAAGACAATCATCTTCTGCAACAAGCGCGGGAAAGTGGAGTGGTTGGAGAGGGAGATGAACAGGCGAGACTTCACCGTGTCTGCCATGGTAAGACCAGTCCCAATAGGCCTATGTcttattttcatcaaatttatGTCGTCTATATATTCGAAGATAGAAAATTGAAGATGAACAGCTTGGCTAGCGGGTGTATGTTTACTTCCTCGTTTTTTCCCCGCAGCATTCCGATCTCTCCCAGAAAGAGCGGGAACTTGTGATGCGCAGCTTCCGGACCGGATCTAGTCGTGTGCTGATCGCAACAGATCTGTTGAGCCGCGGAATAGATGTACAGCAGGTGTCTCTGGTCATCAATTACGACCTGCCTTTGGACAGGGAGAGCTATATTCACAGGTACAACACCAAATACTACGATAAGAAACTATGACCCAAACTTTTATGGCCTGGTTTGCTGAAGGTCAAGAATTTTCGAACGATGCAATTAACATGCCCGAGGACCAGTTGTACAAAAGTTAGTCAAGTTTATCTGACagttaacactatataaatctttaaattaaccgcaagttaactgtcagttaaagttGCAACTGGGTCCAGAAGTTCAATGACAGTTAACTTTTAGTTACCACTAATATacttaaatgaaaggtgaagataacgaacagtgatcaatctcaactcctataagggTAAAAATATGAGGTAATGACAAGATAATCGATATTTAACTTCTGTTCTACTAGGATATTTGTAATTCGTCTAGGATTGGGCGTGGCGGACGATTCGGGCGAAAAGGAACCGCAATCAACTTCGTGACCATTGATGATCAGCGGAAATTGGAAGACCTCCAGAAATTCTACAACACGGAAGTCCGGGAAATGCCAAACAACATCGCTAGTCTCCTGTAAAGAGCAGACACTGTACATCACGGACATTCACAGGATCTTAATGTATTAAAGACTTGATAAGGAATATTCTTGTTTGGCTTGCTTTCCATTTTACAATACGTGGATAGCTTGCACTACAACAAAAACCAAGAGGccaacaggccttatcggtcacctgagtatatcACAAGGACTACAAAATCTAGAAAACAATTTCCTTACACAATATCTGTGACATTTACacatgactaatttggacccatcctagagttaAAACCcaggggttgcgaaattcacaattttggtacatccttttctactTTTCCATAATatgtataagtttaaaacttttTCAACAAACTTATATTTTTCTAATGATAATTTCCGactccaccctggaaccaaacccttaccccctaggatcatgaaatttacaattctggtaaaggactacctattcCTTTTAAGTatctagtttcaatttaatatcaatagcataaaagatttatttaaatgttttacatataaatactatatatatatatataccaagtatGGCCCTGccttggagtcagaacctctacccaggggatcacgaaatttacaatttgatagAGActttcctgctttacatctttTCTTAAAGATgcgcagttgtagagaagatttttgaaaatttgtaaatttttgtcCCCGAACGTCCCAGAGtcctcaaatttacaatttttaaaagtcacCCTTGTTTCAATGATGCTTTATACtaaatctgaaaagaattggaatcaagaagttgaaaatgttcaattgttaacacatttaatcaattaccaATTTGGCCCCActgataccaaaacctctacccctgggatcataaaatttacaagtcaGGTAAtgggctacctgctccttctaaataccaatgtagtatcaatagcattaatgatgttattcaaatgttttacacatactatataccaagtttggtcccaccctggagtTAGAACCTCCACCCtgggaattatgaaatttacaattttggtagaggccttcctgctctacatcactatgcattcagtttttcttaaacatgagCAGTtatagaaaagatttttgaaaattgatcaatttttccCCAACCCTTACGACCCCGAGAGTggagaagtcctgaaatttacaatttatgtcccccttgtccaaaagatgcttcatgccaaatcTGAAAAGATTTTTGGAATAGCAGTTATcatgaagttaaaaatgttatttgtcaACAGACAACAacagtgacctaaaaatctcaGTTTTTGGATGCACTTCATGAAAGGCATATCAAAATATGGTGGAAATTGGGTCTTACAAATTAATATTGTGTCGCTTACCCTGTCAAACCACATTCATTTAAAACTGTACATTCATAGGCCACCCATTAAGGAAAATCTTACaagtaaaaaaattaaaacttcttTTATACAAATTTATTCAAGTTCACAACAAATGAAACATGACAATATGACATTGAGttctgaaataaatataaatattctgATTGGTCAATCTTCCTTTAGATCATCCAAACAACAATATGAAAGAGGTATGGCTTTATAAATAACaggaatgattttaaaaattaaaaacaaaatttgaatccTAAAACATTTATAACAGATAAGCAAACATACATCATTTATGTAGCACATTAGTAAATAAACGACTGAAGGATTGTCGCCGAAGACTGGAGTTTTATTTTAAGGTAACATCGGACAGTCCGATGTGGAGTCTGTCTGGAAGTGTATGTACAACAGAAGTCAATTTCAAATGAGTGTCAAGTAAAATGTTACggtattcaaaatcttaaaaataaatcttatctAGAGGAAAATTTATATTACATAAAGACCCCTAGGAGACTTGAACTTGAGATTTATAGCCTTAATCCACTGGGCCAACCAGACACATGTagacaacaatatgtaaaaggACAAGGAATAAACCGCTGACATTTCCGAAATTGTGACCTCTTCACTTTAAACAAAGGTCAACCGTGTTATTCCCCTTGTGACTGCTATgatgtaaaattttacaaaccAATAGATCTCTTCATTACTGGATTAAGTGGTTTATGATTTATAACAAATAGGAATTACATTTCCCCCCCAAAAGCTAAATTTGAAATTCTAGTTTACAAGACTGCAAAGCACTCTGATCTTTAAAATCACTTTGGATTTGCCCAGCTTCTGAAGTGTTGTAAGACGTGGTGTAAACCTACATACAAGTATTTCTACAAGTCCAATAGTAACTGTACTGAATATAAATTGGCTCACACAACTCGGAAAAAATctctaatacatgtactggttcaatttacaagttataattaatgtccaaaaaaaaaataatcatcaaGCGTTCAATAGCTgtacaataaacacacacaaGAAACACATACAAAGAAAATCAGAAAAAATGTTCGTTGATACTGGACAGGacaataaaagaaaattgtctCGCTGTTAGAAAGGTCGTATCTCAGACGGATTTAACAAACACAGCGTGTCCATAGATAAAAGTGGTTAACAATGTTTGCCATTTACTCAGCGTGTAACAACTCTTAATAAGTTTCACTCGTGCACTCCATGTGCACACGTATCATGTCACCAAATTGAGTAATGCACCCAGGAGATAATGCACGTACCAACATTATTTCCATGTTAAAATGCCTCCTAAATCAACATATTTCCATGCTAAAATGTCTCCCAAATCAACATTATTTCCAAGTTTAAATGTCTCCTAAATCAACATTATTTCCATGTTAAAATGTCTCCTAAATCAACATTATTTCCATGTTAAAATGTCTCCTAAATCAACATATTTCCATGTTAAAATGTCTCCTAAATCAAtattatttgttaaaatgtcTCCTAAATCAACATTATTTCCATGTTAAAATGTCTCCTAAATCAAtattatttgttaaaatgtcTCCTAAATCAACATTATTTCCATCTTAAAATGCCTTCTAATTCATAATTGTGGTTTGGATTTTATACAATGCAATAAATCGTGTGGAGTAATGGAATTGAGGCGAATGAAGAAAAATTGGATGTTCCCCTGGTAAATGTCTATTTTTTaagtttaaaatatttgaaaacctcaatgtaattttgaaagaaaaaaaattcattttgtgctttaatttcatttctgGATGGACATGAATCTCTAGTTAATTTTGTCCCTGCGAGcataataaaaaaatcttaaggTCCTATGTTCAGTATACCCAAGTTTAGAGTAATGATTTGGTTTCACCCACTCCAgtgaaaaaaaaagtacaacCTGTATACTTAGTTTTTGCCGATGGAAACTTTAAATGCGGAGAAAGCTGCGATATATCCAATATTTCTTCCCTATAGTTGTGTTCATTAGTCATGCTTTAAGTGAACGTTGATGAGAAATGATGAATTGGGTAGAAAGGCCTCTACAATATATGATTCACATTATTAAACACGACAGCAGACATGTCGCAGTGAATAACATCATATGATTCACATTATTAAACACAACAGACATGTCGCAGTGAATAACATCATATGATTCACATTATTAAACACAACAGACATGTCGCAGTGAATAATATCATGATTCACATTATTAAACACAACAGACATGCCGCATTGAATAACATCATATGATTCACATTATTAAACACGACAACAGACATGTCGCAGTGAATAACATCATATGATTCACATTATTAAACACGACAACAGACATGTCGCAGTGAATAACATCATATGATTCACATTATTAAACACAACAGACATGTCGCAGTGAATAACATCATATGATTCACATTATTAAACACAACAGACATGTCGCAGTGAATAATATCATGATTCACATTATTAAACACAACAGACATGCCGCATTGAATAATATCATATGATTCACATTATTGAACACGACAACAGACATGTCGCAGTGAGTAACATCATATGATTCACATTATTGAACACGACAACAGACATGTCGCAGTGAGTAACATCACGGACGTAACACACAGCCTTACACAAAAAGAACGCTTCTTACTGGAAATATAAGATGGAAgaactcaaaaaaaaaaaaaaacaagtctACAATGCATGGAAGATCTATGGTTGTCATAGGAACGTGAACTGGTGCATGTCATTAcaacatgaaatatataaaagGTACAAAAACTTTTTCTCAAGgtacaaaatatatcaacatcattacTGATCTGCAGACATGATTTATAAATAACAAGGAAAAACACTTATtacatataaaaatgtaaaaatagacAAATATAATGCATCTGTTGTTGTCAACTCAATTTCTAAACCAGGATTCAAAGGGCAGACATCAACTTCTTCATGGATGGCAGGGAAATTTTACACCGAGAGAATGATTTCTGTAAATTGGAAACTCGCATTTTCTGATACCTGGTTTTGATACCTCACTAACAGCTACACATTAATGACTCGCTAGCAGCTAGCTAACAGCTACACATTAATGACTTGCTAGCTAACAGCTACATGACTCGCTAGCAGCTAGCTAACAACTACATATGACTCGCTAGCAGCTAGCTAACAGCTACATATTAAAGACTCGCTAGCAGCTAGCTAACAGCTACACATTAGCAGCTAGCTAGCAGACTGTGGACTGACCAACAACAGATACAGTATCCCATACACACTACAGAGGTATTACACAATGGTTGTGGACAATTGGAAAGACTTAGGCAAGATATATGTAAATAGTTATAACACAAGTATGGAGGCCTGCCCCCAAAGCTTCTCTACAAAGGGAGACAACTTGTTCCAACTTAATGCTCGAAGGGTTAATCTACATATCAAGTAAGATTATTGTAAGAAACAAAGTCACATTGAAGAAAAGAGTTTATGGCAACAAGAATTAAAGATTATCCTTCATGATCAAGATTGATCCAAAATAGACAGCATACAACGTGCTTTGTTACGGGAAGGCTAACTATAAACTTTgtgttaaaactttgatgtcTTAAGCACCAATAACAAGCACGTCAAACTATCTCCAGACCAGCACTATGATCAATCCTCTTTGGTATTACATTTTCAGGCTGTTAACTAAGAAACAAAGCTACCACTGTCCTTTCATATACCCTGATTCGTCGACATATCTTCCTCAGTTGAGACCAGATGTCAttgcatgtgaaatttgaaaaagTAGAAGTTGCAATATACAAGGATACtcaatacaatttttaaaaaaagctaAGTGTAAGAAATAGGTTCTCCTTCTCTATGAACAGTAATGGTGTCAGGAGGAATTCTTGTCGAATACCAGTGATTTGTCATAAGCAGTCATGCGGCTGTTGAGTTCCTTGATTCCCTGCTGAATTCGTTTCAAATGTCCAACCTTTGTTACTCCAAGATCCTACAATAAGAGAATATTCAGTACAGTTATCGCATCACATATACCACGGCTTCCATGAATTTTAATCTGAATCCATAATGCAAACAGAAGTAGTGCATTATCGATTACTCAAATCCTCTGATACTACAACAATTCAATTTTAATGACTAGACACAGTAAAGCATGCTTTAACAAACgagcttataatgaattcacacttactgCGAAGTGAAATTTATTGCattatgagaggaaaataaaaaaaaaatctgtttttaACGCTAATTTCCCAGACCTGTTCTATAACAAAGAAGTTATTTCCTAAAAATAAGAGGAAAATGGCAGCTACTGAGGATGGAGCTCCGACTAAGCTATTACATCACGCAGGATTCATATCGAGCTCCGACTAAGCTATTACATCACGCAGGATTCATATCCATTGATAAGGATATATAAAGTGTataaagtttggttataacgaacggttttttgctggccctggaggtttgctataaccgtattttactgtaaaaCAAAGTTGGGTTATAACAAACAGTTTTTTGCTGGCTCTGGAGGTTCCCTATAACAATCTTACTCTAAATTGACAATTAGggtttataaaatatttgacCTCATCCTGCTTTTTTTAGTGGCTCTTCAGGCAAGTCTTGGTACAAGTTAATCAGAAAAATTCACCCACCTGCAGATCTCCCTTATCCAAAGTCAGCAGCTCCGTGCCACGAATCTCATTCCGAATGAACGAGTCTTTATACTCAGCAAGAGATCGTGATTCCAGCCACTGACCCACATCCTCTGGTGTCCAGTTGTAGACATTATATGCTAAAATAGAATAAAGGATTTACTCTCCAATCTATTCTACTCATAACTACTGCATTCAATGATATAAATACTCCACACAGTGGAATGTAATGACATACTCCACACTTACACAGTGGAATGTAATGACATACTCCACACTTACACAGTGGAATGTAATGACACACTCCACACTTACACAGTGGAATGTAATGACACACTCCACACTTACACAGTGGAATGTAATGACATACTCCACACTTACACAGTGGAATGTAATGACACACTCCACACTTACACAGTGGAATGTAATGACACACTCCACACTTACACAGTGGAATGTAATGACATACTCCACACTTACACAGTGGAATGTAATGACACACTCCACACTTACACAGTGGAATGTAATGACATACTCCACACTTACACAGTGGAATGTAATGCTTGTCCTTGCTCCTCCCCTTTAACTTGCTGTACACCTGTCGTAACTTTCCTGGTTTTCTCTTTTGTTCCAACGGAATCAACTAAAACAGACAAAATTATAACATATTTAATCAACTTCACAATACAACAAATTCGCCATCTGACCATCAATAACCTTGTAGAGGGACACCCTCTCTCTACTAGTCTTTGATTTTTGGAACACCATATGTAATGACAGATACACGTATTTATGGGGTATATGATGCTGCGTACCTCGTCATGTGAGTGTGCGATCTGGGAGGGGTCGTACTGGAATGTCGAGTTAATCCCACACACCTGACAAATTTTCTGCAGTTCTAATTCTAGATGGGACAGTGAAACATTCAGACGCTCTGATATATCAGGTGACAGCCTCTGTAAAACGTGTAGACAACATATTCAACAAATGCATGGGATGAATTCCGACTAAGTGAGTACAACATCTTTACAATTTCCTAACTTGATAAAAGTGAGATTTTTAATTGGTGAAACAGAAATCTACTGTGATCAACAAAATTTAACCTATAATGTTTGAACATGTACAGACATACAGAACTTCATGCACATAGTTTAAACTTTCTGTCGGTGACCAGCATGTTATCTGATGACAATGACAGATTCCATGCAATTGGAGCTGAACCTGTGTATCCCTTCACTGTTAGCACTGCTTggtcttatacatgtacttcattgtAAAGTGTCGTTAAGGAAACAAGGCCAGGAGACTTGTAGTGTTTGGTAACTATGGTAACTATAACAACACACAACTGACCACGACAGCAGCTTTGTCCGTCAGGAAGAGGTTGGTGTCATGGTTCAGGTGCTGGACACTGCGGACAAAGTCTATCACCTGGCTCCTCAAGGTAGGCTAAAATTACACACAACATCATCATTAATGAAAGAGGGATAAAGCAGCCAAACTACACAACATTTCTCCTCATCCTCTAAACTGAACATTTCTCCTCATCCTCTAAACTGAACATTTGTTCTTATCCTCTAAACTGAACATTTGTTCATATCCCTTAACATTGACATTTCTCCTCATCCTCTAAACTGAACATTTGTTCTTATCCTCTAAACTGAACATTTGTTCTTATTCCTTAACAATGATATTTCTTCACTTTCCTTAACATTGATATTTCTTCATATCCCTTAACATTGATATTTCTCCTCATCCTCTAAACTGAACATTTGTTCTTATCCCTTAACAATGATATTTCTTCATATCCCTTAACATTGATATTTCTTCATATCCCTTAACATTGATATTTCTCCTCATCCTCTAAACTGAACATTTGTTCTTATTCCTTAACAATGATATTTCTTCATATCTCTTAACATTGATATTTCGTCATATCCCTTAACATCGACATTTCTTCATATCCCTTAACATTGATATTTCTTCAAATCCCTTAACATTGATATTTCTTCATATCCCTTAACATTGATATTTCTTCATATCTCTTAACATTGATATTTCTTCATATCTCTTAACATTGACATTTCTTCATATCCCTTAACATTGACATTTCTTCATATCCCTTAACATTGATATTTCTTCATATCCCTTaacttaaatatttcttcatatcCCTTATCATTGATATTTCTTCATATCCCTTAACATTGATATTTCTTCATATCCCTTAACATTGATATTTCTTCATATCCCTTaacttaaatatttcttc
Coding sequences:
- the LOC125659973 gene encoding uncharacterized protein LOC125659973 → MSISKAEVDFGCTHNKRQESGEDQGGARSPGPQDTGARIIESETRASHWSDSEYQGDQTIVRNGDTGLDDSEDLDVAEGADDFDDMGLSDQLLRGIFGYGFEKPSLIQQKAIPLALTGSDVIAQAQSGTGKTATFSISILQKLDPEVKKCQALVLAPTRELAMQTQRVLSAIGDYMGVVCYAMVGGNHVANDKERLREGVHVVIGTPGRILHLLGQRYLDLYSIRQFVLDEADQMLSRGFLDQIKDVFQYLPRDVQVILVSATLPPEILDITDKFMRNPRRVLVKREELTLQGIQQFYVNVEREEWKLDTLCDIYDTITVEKTIIFCNKRGKVEWLEREMNRRDFTVSAMHSDLSQKERELVMRSFRTGSSRVLIATDLLSRGIDVQQVSLVINYDLPLDRESYIHRIGRGGRFGRKGTAINFVTIDDQRKLEDLQKFYNTEVREMPNNIASLL